In Megalops cyprinoides isolate fMegCyp1 chromosome 16, fMegCyp1.pri, whole genome shotgun sequence, the genomic window ACCATGTGAAATAGTGAAAAATAGTAATCAGGCAGGAAATGGCATGACATGCACTCTCCTCTAAAAAGACCATTCAATAACAACAGATAAGCACTTTAATATACAGTCAAGCACTACAAAAATCCAGTATCGTTGCTCCTATCACTGatatgtatgtacaatatatCTGTGCTACTTTTGTCAATGAGCGATGAGTGGGTGTAAGAGCACCCTCACCTGGCCTGGATGGGAATGCCATGATGCTGCTGCATGATGTGCATGTCAGGGTGCCCCCACggctgggggggcagggctgCAGGGGGGGCGTAGCTGGGGCCGCCGCCTCCGTGCGGAATGTCGTAAGCCCCATGGTAGGGGTCTCCCCTGTGGTCATCCCTAGAGGgcaggaaaagagagggggagggattaAGGACGTCATGGCGACGGATGGGCGGACAGCCCAATgggagaagagggggaggaCGCGGTCACCCACCAGTCCCGTCTCATGCGCTTCTGCGGCGGGCTCATGTGCCGGGGAGGGGAGAAGCGCTCCCTGCGGCCGCGCTCGTAGTCCCGGTACTCCCCGCGCCTGCGGTGCTCCCGGCCCCTGTCCCACTCCCTGAGAGGGGACACTTTTTAGTGCAAAGGATCACAGTCGAAAAATGGCTCACGCTACGCTAAAGTTAGCTTTAACGACACAGTTTTCCAAAAGTACCAAGTCCACTCAATCTCGAAAAATGGACCACCTTCTCTTAACTGCTCTCAGCTCTTCGTTCACGGATGGACATTTATTCCTTGACTTTGAATACTCTACTcctgcagtttctctctctccacacacatatacacacacacacacacaacctgtcGTTCCAATCATCTCTGCGGCGGTCGTCCCTCTCCCTGGACCGGTCATAGTCGCTCCTCTCGCGGCGGAACTTGTCCCTCCGCCGGCGATCAAACTCGTCGTCACTGTCGCCCATTTCACTGCGAGATACAGACAGGTCATTAACTGCAATTTAGTcaggaaaaacattttcctttacGCATACTAGATTATGGAAAATGATACATTCCACAGATGGAGAGCTGTGAAACAGACTATTAAGtgtattgttgttgtgttgtaatGAACTGTTGACTGTGggtaactgaaaaaaacaacataccaGAATAAACAAAGAAGCAATTACTGGGCTCATCAAGTACTGTTATACACCTTCATCATTGCTTaagtattttacattacattaatgtcatttagcagacagtcttatccagagcaacaattttatccatttatacacctgaaCATGCACCGTGTTCACAAGTACACTGCCTTGCGAGTATTTAGCAACTCTAAGTACAATTCTGAATCACCGTACAGCTATCAGCTATTGTGAAATCCAGTTACCTTGGTAGCTATACACTAGgatccaaaattattgggacacctgggcattttgtggttaagtgtggatgtgtccatgtagctattagttttatcactcaaacctaatttatgatgtggcgaaaacagttacatgttttggcaactattaacattttcaaaacatctctttatgtggttggcacacgattgcctgatgactacccttatttccaacagtttaataatatgtatgacattaattctgccaaacaaactgacaattccatgacattaacttaatttttaaaaggtacgtacatacttattgagtgcagacaagtgaacaaaaatgaccatcacttcaattaggcctcACTGAACGTTGCCCTaccccctaattgaacactcatactgaagcctatataaacctagcaaggttggaacatggtcacagaagatgaagctgaaattgacattgacataaatatgactttcccaatgtctgatggaatatgcagcaaaaatattgtgggttttcagaaaaaaagtgagtgtcccaataattttggaccccagtgtacaTTGATTGCATGCAAGCAGTTCAGCAACCAGCGAGTAAAACCTGTGTTGTCTTATCAGGTTATTTCTCAATTTGCAAACTAGCTAGCAATCCTATCTTTGGATATACATTACGCAGCGTTATCTTGTATATTATCTAATCTAGACCATGACATTTTGTGATTTCAAAAACTGGAGTTTTGAACTACCAAAAAACGCCTACACGACCAAGTCAGCCTGCTACTTTGCAAGCTGATCATTTACAAACTCACTTCAGTCTTTAATGCCCAGGCTAACAAGAACTGTAACTCCCTAACTATTGTTACCCGTAACGTCAGCTACCCATTtccattgctttgttttgcGATTGTTTACCCATTGTCCTGGTTTAGGTAGCTAATTAGCAAGTTATACTGTCGTGAACCCATAACATGTGTAATAATTTCTAAAAGCTAGATAACAATCGCTGGGCTTAGAAGGAAACTTGTTGGAAACGACATCAACGAGATTGCTCTACCGGTTACCCTGGAAAACGAgcgttagctacctagctacaCCGCGCGGCCTACTGTACACCGCGGCCACGCAGATCGGCGCTTCCGGAAACGGAGCACAGCTGGCTGGGGTATTGTTAGCTAGTAATTTAGCTAGGCTGCTACCTTGGCTAAATTGTTATCAGATATGCCCCGCAGAAAATCACAAGACTGGTGGTACAACTTGGCttgaaaaacaatacattacCTGGGTATAGGATGCAACAATAGGTTAATTAATATTCAGTGTGTCCAGATACGTAGCGTTACTTTCCGCGTCTCCCGCCACAGCTGTCCCGCTTCCGTTTCTGCCAGCGTTTACTCACTTCCCGGATgttgctctttctctgtggtcACGGACAAATACATGGTGGATCTAGTGCATAGCGCCACCCCCTGGATGTTCAGCACCTGCAACGAACGGCTTTCAACCACATTTTAGAGTTCCAATGCAAAATGCCTGCTAACACAACTATCAAGAACTGGATGCGCATCATTGTTGTAATCAAAACGCAGGGCACCgttttttttgagaaaatatttttatttgtataaaaccCTTGCATAGCATCAGTCCAGTGAGAGGCAGTGGTATGGTCGCAGTATGGCTATCGACGCTGAAACAAGCAGGTGTTTCACTTTCATCACCGCATCCTTCTAACGACTCGctttttcaatggaaaaaacaaaaaaaacaaaaagcataacATTTAACAGACCTTCTGGTTTCATCACAGATGCAATGGGGGATGTCCAGCAAAGTATGAGAATGAGAAAAGTTCTGTAACACTGTCTTGCCCCCTGTAACATCAAATGTCAAGATCTCCGCATGGAAAGGGTAATGGGCTTGTAATTTCAGTGCTTATGTTATATGCAAACCATCTTGGTTACTGCCTGTAAGTCATAAGCACCTCTGGGATATAGTGGGCGAGGGCAAAAAAGGGTGAAATTTAGCCATTGTGACTGGACAGTGGATCAGAAAGATTACCCTGTCACAGGCAAGCAACGCCCCGGAGCTGAACCGTAAATATCTGATTTACATAGCAGACCAAACCAAAGCGGCACAACCCTTTCCAGGCAGAGAAGTAAGCACCCTACTCGACACATCTGCCTGCTGGGCAGGCTATCATCgcaaacagaacacagagatgGGTATCAGGTTTACATACATGCAACCAACAGTCCCTCCACTTGGGGGTCAGGGTGGATGGGGTGTAATATGTTGGAAGATCATGAAGTCAAAGGAGAGAGGCAATTATATAATTAAACTGACCCATTAACATACATCTGTGTTTACAGATGGAACTCATTTCTTGTGTTCATCATGTTCAGAGTGTCATTATCTCCACATTCAGATGCTTGGTTCTGTTGCCTGCTGAACTGGTCAATCATGAAATTGCATTCTGCAACAGACATAAATGTTTGACAGCTTTTCTTTGTGAAACAAGATAAATACAAGTTATAGGGGTATCAAttgttttctaaaatgtttcTAAAACTAATAAACAGGCATAAGCCAGagtaattacaataaaactacaACTCTGTCTTTTAACcttttaatacataaaatgtgtatgtaccAATAAATTGTTTCCAAACAAACccatcacatttcaaaaaattatgCACCATACTGTATGTCCTGGGGAAACAATTTACTTagaatgcatgtgtgaaaattTCCGGATAATGCCTGGTACTAACCTAGAGACAAAATTTTCTGAAGATTACAATCGCCTTTCTAGGAGTGGGGAAAACTCTGAATGAAGTTTATAAAAAGCTTATATACTTGGTGTATTATACAGAAAgatcaaatgtaaaatgtgttcagGTAAGTGCTTGGTATGAAATGGCAATGCAGAGAGAAGTACTTAAATACAGTACAGAGGCGAATAAATCAACTGGAAAAGATGCATTTCTGTAAACTCGGGATTTGGCTCTCAACCCTGGCCCTGGCTTTTCCCCGGAGGTTTTGTGACAGATGAGTGCGGATAGACAGAGCAACTGAAATCCATATCAATGGATTGAGTTTTCAAACCCTGCACCAAACCCACCCCACTACCCTATTTTTGGAGACGTTTGATACTGTACTGAATGGTTACATGGCCAGAATGACATTTTTGAGCTTGAAATGAGGAGGAACGGAGAGCTGGTTTGGTGATGACAGTGGCCTTAAAGCAGCTACAGCTACACCGACTTCCTAGCTGGGCCGGGCATCACTTCAGAGAACATCTGATGTCCAAGTCTTCCATATTAGCTTCCTTCCACCAATAATGCCTCAGAAGCCACACCATTCACAGGCTCCTAAATTCATAATCAATCAAAATTCATAACCTCCGCTCAACAGCCAGGGTTGAGAATCACAATCTAAGCCTACCACCTACAGTTTTACCATAATATTGCTGAGAAAAAAACTGGTCTATTTCACagtttgtaaaatgtaagactACTCATAGTAAACTGGAGCAAAAGTAAGTTAAGGATAAAATATTTAACCAGGCAGAGGGACGAGGGAGATGGGCTGTAGTTCCAAGCGGATCGAGGCGCTGAAGGGTCAGCTGGTTCTTCGCGGCTGGCAGCGGCAGCTTCTCACGCACGGCCATCACAAGCCCTGCCTGATGCTCTGGATGATCTGGAAAATGGCTGCAGGAAAGAGGAGACAAGGACTCATGATGTTGTTTCTTCAGGCGGCAAACCCCGGCCATCATGCACACTGCAGagaatacacagacagacaacacaCCCCACTGCAAAAATCAATCTCACAACATTTAAAGACTCTGGTTGCCCTCTGGCAACTCGTTAAATCCTCCAACTGCATTTTTTCAACTGCAACAGCAGCCAGGTTGGTTGTGATGGGTGGTCAGGGATTATTGTAGCCAATCAACTGTAGGGCCAGATCAGGTGGCCAATTTTCAGAAATCCAGTCTGGAAGACAATGTAAAGGCATTTATGGGTCTTAGGCTTTTGGCTGATAAGGACAGGAGGGCACAACACACCCAAagccagcagtgtggcatagaggtaaggagcagggcacatGGCACAAAGGTTTCCAGCTTGATTCCCAAGTGGgccactgctcttgtacccttgagcaagacactttgcttaattgcctcagaaaatccccagctgtataaacataaatgtaaaaaggtaatctatgcaagtcgctccagataagagcaCCTGCAAAGGAAACACAACATAATGCACCACCAGTGGTGACCATGTCTCCCATTTAGGCACATGCTAGGCCCAGCCATACCCAGCTTCATTTAAAGCAGAGGGCTGCAGTCAATTTCTAGCAACAGCTATACATATTCAGGAACTCAATACTATTAATAGATTTATGTCATCAGACTGCCTGGGAAGAAAATGGTGACATCTACAGGTTGAAAACTGATATCTTCATGAAGTAAATCTTGCCTGTGCCtggtaaggaaaaaaaaaattccacgtTATTCAAATGCCATGGTGTACCatggaaatgtattcaaatgaaacatgaacaGATGGGCCCTGCCTGAATTAGGTATGTATGCACATGGTCTCCTCATATGTCCACAACTGTGAACACAAAATACCTCTGAAAGAGTGGAAATAACAGGCATCCACTTTAAGAGTCTGATTTATCTCAGCGTTTGACAGGTTCTCTTCTAATGCAAACTGTGCCGATACGGCACGTAATCATCGTGCCACACAGCAGAATGTCAGTGAAGCATCACTTCTGCAGAAATACAAAGACTCCGAGCATAACTGTGTATGCATTCATTCTTCCACACAAAgtgcaatgtttttcttttcatttcctccacCCTGAAAACCTACTTCAAAATAAGCATTTCTTTAAACAAAGGGGatcattcttaaaaaaaaaaataataaaaagaacaaaatagcAGCAAAACAGCATTTCGTCTGAGATCATCTGCTGTCCTACATTAGCATAGTCCCCACAACAGGCAGGAAAAGATATTTAGGGCAGTTGTGATAACTCGCCGTCACATGCCACCTCTCTGTAAGGTTTTCTTATCAAAATGGCAAGGTCAGGACAGCTGCATGAACAGAACAGACAATAACAAAATtgacaacagaaataaaagaaacagatgCATACTATGCATGAAGCTCCAACATATCCATGCATCCAATGGGAATGAATGCATGGTTTTAAAGGTATGTGAAATTCTCGACGCCATATTTGTCCACACTCACCAGATCCACACACCACGAAAACGAACAGCGCCAGGAGCCAGGGTCCAACTGGAGACTTCTCTTCGTTAACCACTCTCTgagaaacggggggggggggggggggggggggtgcgacAAACAATATGGTATCAAGCGCAGAACTTAATCGACAGCCATGAACAACTTTAGCTGCTCACcatatatgtgtaaaataatgcataaaatgcaaacacacagaaacaattgCAGCCACATGCTCGCCCAGAAAGTCCTGTTTGCTCTGCACACATGGGTTTCCTTGACACAATGACATGACATCACTTCAGCTGGACAAGTTTCATTGTTAACTGCATGAGATAAGGGTCTCTTTGTGAATAGACcctttttgttatttaattgcCTACTGCCTATGGTTGGCCATCTTCACTTCAACTCAGTTGAATAGACTAACTGAATGTAAATCCGAGAGCACAAGATCCGTACAATGGACAATATTATCTATATTATGAGATTTATTATTCGTTGAAGTACTATACGTTTGTCGGCTATTCCACAAATGAAACGTTAGCTAGTAAACCTTTTAATTGAATCGACCATTCGtttaatgtttgaatgtgtgtaggtaagaaaaacacatagcTTGCCAGTTACTACAAACGCTATTTCACTACAACTTGGAATTACTGCTAAGACCGTGTATCAAAGGACAACCATGGCTGGATATTAGTATTTCTGCAAATAAAACCCAACACACCCGTACTGTGACGTCATATGCTTCAACACATTAAAGCTCTACGTTGGCTTGGTAGCCATCTACCAGTTATTTCATTTGGATAATTATACTTGGTATGCACATATTTGAAATATCACCACATCCAGTTCGTTATGTCAGTTCGGTTAGTGATCTAACTAGCTAGCCTCCAAAGGAATTTGACGAACATAGCTAATTTTAACTAGCCCTCGCAACTTATGTGTTCTCTCGCTATGGcttagttagctagcttccGCTACGTTCCAGGTTTTCTAAATTGCACTCACAACtgaaaagctagctagctaactagcttgttGGCTACCGTACGTGACTGTAATAACTACTCGTGCAGACAGCTGACCAGACTGCTGGCTAAACTGTGCAGTTAATATACCGTCGTTTTCTGGACGTGTCCGCGCTGTGTGATAGTCTTGCTGTGCTTTTCGTTGGCAACCTTCATCCGCTGGACCGCCGACATGATGCACTCTCAACCGCCGAGGGTAAAACACAAACCGaatgaacaaaacacaaattgaAGTTTTCCCCGTAGTCTTATATTACGCGGAATCCGAATTTAATGTCGGCTCTGCGGCGATTGTGTATGTACTGTTAGCGTTACCTCCAACCCTTGAAGATAACAGCTGCAACTTGCGGAAGAGAAATGGGCTTGGGGATGACGTCACTAAAATTGAGGCTATACCTCTATCATGTGACGGGGGTCGGCCTACTGTAATGTATTGGGTTGGACTGGAGGACATATGATTATACTGCGGGTCTTTGTGCTAAACAATCTCTTGATTAATTTTCAGCATTTAGCTGTGTAGTACCATGATTATGTCGTGT contains:
- the zgc:85858 gene encoding stress-associated endoplasmic reticulum protein 1 yields the protein MSAVQRMKVANEKHSKTITQRGHVQKTTRVVNEEKSPVGPWLLALFVFVVCGSAIFQIIQSIRQGL